From a region of the Besnoitia besnoiti strain Bb-Ger1 chromosome I, whole genome shotgun sequence genome:
- a CDS encoding hypothetical protein (encoded by transcript BESB_010520): protein MEVAIHNSASFAGEPVEGCLENDSSSSENSHPVGVPVAAEGKRSQIKQEASVFHGSHVGHREQAIIDHGETIASSVSAHVLEKYLLRRPEQVHESGNESHHKRASERCREAREMPGNMSEGDPEATSVDPPEEKDTADAMLGTTRAVLELGKPALRLPFSDIVISLVSRTARKTFMPTSTSSLSSPASATNGSEDPLFEDFAPQSCISEVLARYGHWRRKTPVAFATIRAQLLRELETRIRLLTGISDDPFASVPRSQLSEDTTGSREEAKRLLIDNVDVQRLLGVYERLLQFDTSLLLPPSQWWRFQRGQGTEEHTALQLPFYPFSASLQRIPKIKGIAFLRPPLRHAQVQPHLKITIDVMHVCLTDHYLFGAEDVVAHEILRIYEIYCYLSKYQSGEQLTARLRSVIHYSEEVRQRLGVYTPMALHAIARGESPTEAMKQELLHAEHALRRWRESQPQQWETWVEHLKQRRSLRLQRDGQALLFRRYEAELESKWRDLLDVRKRHGFRQTDLAMELAFIQSSAEEDVATVQQEILAESEELFFYHLDTKFCEATTQRDLCPPTATASSLEHGRVRRGQTEWQFDLAELVEAISLKFEMQKRRRPGEPLRRLRLTHSSRYCYIDESLPPRAHIPLKVPSFSSSSHDLLPTSWDDRDVQESSASESSQQVSSTQKAEESGEERGEYRFGLLLAESLQDLSFELEVQHAGCVAPFRTAVSVPISPELSSYTRPPLAASVVESKDLFPSPAECHSRASHLSSPVTIYVDVPFSSVAESPPCEATAGTEQQSPQASKAPKLSFEEGTPRAYVDRKAFDERRAPESRARRAPGQVQRSSSEASRADLDLLTLSSVIGPASRRGSFRIQETQLRLAVPRWDGEMAEAARAEIEAVAAALAAELEQEAFQAAAVVTAAAEAARDMVPPEEPSKFLWFTWKHPPDTKIRMEGPADVNASPRAAAHAKAVFKRKPASRWKPEPDDLSAGKEHEASTPPDKVKLSSSSADPHGSPPQQETDKRKPRELAPASTPSELASAYTYPQTEDRRPFPPAFAVTAPHTTSPRESNSIIESQGHRTSSPSRDVVTESLVADLCTGSASLPRPRPVHSPVGADRLSLPPSKAHIAAYSVQGTPLPTPPSVVVPRPKPLSAGAERGGAADLGPWAGYEEARREPRAGSLQFASRGDQPSWAGTRGREAGLRRQKSEGDAMPPFPLPDWSEPSPKTGVLEQRARVPPPVAVPHKSSPSPLNHVSGVHQVPSQPRRLLSSTRMLTCSGKEAASASRLSLSRLFSRSSEPPGDSAGQSVAISAMHEGKRRRSRSRAKQQIPRRQSSLSSRTPQAELAVTVDPSALHRQMEITGAIEGGLKLRVTLEPVPPGEIATEALIEGYEALVLHLHQLRATTFGDPSYVIVYRHLPSKPRDLYDPNRAQERENASAAAAIAIAAAAPSEAACASVSPQRGGPFPEPRKAGLLRDKKRQEFLDTRLWRSRPLAACIRLLLLLQRSGGFTGAGVCAVAPLHAAAQAALVAPSVVQQLLEASDLDVPALDAEAVAALQHMQKQMRKESARRTKQRGRQEAGGQLFQDAVDDSTADELDDDEAAEDTYARFLRHVFSSVLPGRVSAVLRSGPPMDFQAVVREVVPQVNLHMLLQQIKVCCCAHRLLGFTKYVEAKGARRRATVIDQVDDRSIGIFVKTAYAEALQLSNPVVEVKYVNRTRNIATAVVTKAVSGENPIFNQLVHLRLPRVSEEPEAVADLMTQDSYLVLSVFDLHQRQAAPARRFLGSLTLPWSLLIGYGQTYPFWMPSEAQDRGSQEARGPRMSSAHGLDLSGSLFLLCRLVAPLLPPPEVATPGRLRCFERLAAFVSLFPLVEDRLLLSAHAGDRVWLTAQEQVDVACGESRGHALLLCCFFSAFDLLLHTNCTNYVARGVGSAGASLHIPAVACIPQAPTPRRKEQEKGRLMDQ, encoded by the exons ATGGAAGTAGCTATTCACAACTCAGCCAGTTTCGCAGGAGAACCCGTAGAGGGTTGCCTCGAGAACGACTCGTCATCTTCGGAGAATTCACACCCTGTTGGCGTGCcagtcgccgcggaggggaAACGGAGTCAAATAAAACAGGAGGCCTCGGTGTTTCACGGCAGTCATGTCGGACATAGAGAACAGGCCATCATCGACCATGGGGAGACTATCGCGAGCAGTGTCTCCGCCCACGTACTCGAAAAGTATTTGCTTCGCAGGCCTGAACAGGTTCATGAGTCAGGCAACGAATCACATCACAAGAGGGCGAGTGAACGCTGTCGTGAAGCTAGGGAAATGCCGGGGAACATGTCCGAAGGCGATCCTGAGGCAACCAGCGTAGATCCTCCTGAAGAAAAAGACACAGCAGATGCCATGTTGGGAACCACTAGGGCAGTCTTAGAGCTCGGGAAGCCGGCATTGCGGCTGCCGTTCTCTGACATTGTGATTAGCCTCGTGTCGAGAACAGCGCGAAAAACATTCATGCCTACATCCACAAGCAGCTTGTCATCCCCTGCTTCAGCGACAAACGGCTCCGAGGACCCGCTTTTCGAGGATTTTGCGCCGCAGTCATGTATTTCTGAGGTGCTGGCACGATATGGTCACTGGAGGAGAAAGACTCCGGTTGCGTTCGCCACAATTCGTGCTCAGCTTCTACGGGAATTGGAGACTCGTATTCGGCTCCTTACCGGCATTTCTGATGATCCTTTCGCCTCCGTGCCCCGCAGTCAGCTAAGTGAAGACACAACAGGgagccgcgaagaagcaAAAAGGCTCTTGATAGACAACGTAGATGTTCAACGGCTGCTCGGTGTTTACGAGCGTTTGCTCCAGTTCGATACCAGTTTGTTGCTGCCTCCCTCCCAGTGGTGGAGGTTCCAGAGGGGACAAGGCACAGAAGAACACACAGCGTTACAACTCCCCTTCTATCCTTTCTCAGCTTCCCTGCAAAGGATACCCAAGATCAAAGGAATCGCGTTTCTGAGGCCGCCTTTGCGCCACGCGCAAGTTCAGCCACATCTCAAGATCACCATCGATGTTATGCATGTGTGCCTCACCGATCACTACCTCTTTGGGGCAGAGGACGTTGTGGCTCACGAGATTTTGCGGATCTACGAAATCTATTGTTACTTAAGCAAATATCAAAGTGGAGAGCAGTTGACAGCAAGGCTGCGGAGTGTGATCCACTACAGTGAGGAAGTGAGGCAACGCCTCGGCGTCTATACGCCAATGGCGCTTCATGCCATCGCCAGAGGGGAGTCACCAACGGAGGCGATGAAGCAAGAGCTTCTCCATGCTGAACATGCTCTTCGGCGGTGGAGGGAGTCGCAACCCCAG cAATGGGAGACTTGGGTCGAGCACCTaaagcagaggagaagccTCCGGCTCCAACGGGATGGCCAAGCGCTTCTCTTCAGGAGATACGAGGCCGAACTGGAATCCAAGTGGCGTGATCTCCTGGACGTTCGCAAGAGGCACGGCTTCCGCCAAACAGACCTCGCGATGGAATTAGCCTTTATCCA GTCCTCCGCTGAAGAGGATGTCGCAACTGTTCAGCAAGAGATTCTCGCTGAATCAGAGGAGCTATTCTTCTACCATCTTGACACGAAATTTTGCGAAGCAACGACCCAGCGGGATCTCTGTCCGCCAACAGCGACTGCCTCTTCTCTGGAGCACggtcgcgtgcgccgcggccagACGGAGTGGCAGTTTGATCTCGCGGAACTCGTCGAAGCTATCTCTCTCAAGTTCGAAATGCAGAAGAGACGGCGCCCTGGAGAGCCGCtcaggaggctgcggctgaCTCACTCGAGTCGATACTGCTATATAGATGAG TcactccctcctcgcgctcacATTCCTTTGAAAGtgccctccttctcctcaTCCTCCCATGACTTGCTCCCGACGAGCTGGGACGACAGGGATGTCCAAGAATCGAGTGCATCTGAGTCCAGTCAGCAAGTGTCTTCGACTCAGAAAGCAGAGGAATCTGGCGAAGAACGCGGCGAATACCGCTTTGGACTGCTTCTAGCAGAAAGCCTTCAAGATTTGTCGTTCGAATTGGAGGTTCAGCACGCAG gctgcgtcgcgcccttCAGGACGGCAGTTTCCGTGCCGATTTCTCCGGAGCTCTCCTCTTACACCaggccgcctctcgctgcctcaGTTGTCGAGTCGAAAGATCTCttcccgtcgcctgcggagtGCCATTCAAGGGCCAGCCACCTGTCCTCGCCTGTCACAATCTACGTAGACGTGCCTTTTTCGTCAGTAGCCGAGTCGCCCCCGTGCGAAGCCACCGCGGGAACTGAGCAGCAATCTCCTCAGGCCTCTAAGGCGCCGAAGCTGTCATTCGAGGAAGGCACTCCAAGGGCTTATGTCGACCGAAAAGCCTTCGACGAACGGCGCGCACCCGAGTCCCGCGCTAGACGTGCGCCTGGGCAGGTGCAGCGCTCTTCATCTGAGGCTTCGCGTGCGGACCTGGATCTGCTGACACTGTCCTCCGTTATCGGTCCCGCGTCCCGGCGCGGAAGCTTCCGAATCCAAGAAACGCAGCTCAGACTAGCTGTCCCGCGGTGGGACGGGGAGATGGctgaagcagcgcgcgccgaaatcgaggccgtcgcggccgctttGGCTGCTGAGCTGGAACAGGAAGCCTTTCAAGCGGCCGCCGTGGtcaccgcggccgcggaggctgccaGGGATATGGTGCCGCCGGAGGAGCCGAGCAAATTCTTGTGGTTCACCTGGAAGCATCCGCCGGACACCAAAATTCGCATGGAAGGGCCTGCAGACGTGAATGCGTCACCACGGGCGGCGGCTCACGCAAAGGCTGTCTTCAAACGAAAACCGGCATCTCGCTGGAAACCGGAACCAGATGACCTATCCGCTGGCAAGGAACACGAAGCGTCTACGCCTCCAGACAAAGTGAAgctgtcttcctcgtctgcagaTCCTCACGGCAGCCCACCGCAGCAAGAGACCGATAAGCGGAAACCGCGTGAgctggcgcctgcctccacACCGAGTGAACTTGCGTCAGCGTATACCTATCCTCAGACGGAAGACCGTCGTCCGTTTCCGCCGGCCTTCGCGGTCACTGCCCCCCACACAACTTCTCCCCGCGAGTCAAACTCTATCATTGAATCGCAAGGCCACAGgacgtcttcgccgtcccgCGACGTAGTGACAGAGTCCCTAGTGGCAGACTTGTGCACTGGCAGCGCGTCTCTTCCACGCCCTCGGCCTGTTCACAGCCCCGTGGGCGCCGATCGGCTGTCGCTTCCTCCGTCAAAGGCCCATATCGCAGCGTACTCCGTTCAGGGGACGCCGCTGCCTACGCCTCCTTCTGTGGTGGTGCCGCGCCCAAAGCCTTTGTcggccggcgcagagcgtggcggcgcagctgatCTGGGTCCCTGGGCTGGctacgaggaggcgcggagggaacCCCGGGCGGGGTCGCTTCAGTTCGCTTCGCGCGGGGATCAGCCTTCTTGGGCGGGCACCAGAGGTCGAGAGGCGGGGCTGAGACGCCAGAAGTCGGAGGGGGATGCGATGCCTCCTTTTCCGCTGCCTGACTGGAGCGAGCCGTCGCCAAAAACGGGCGTACTCGAGCAAAGGGcccgcgtgcctccgccCGTGGCCGTGCCCCACAAAAGCTCACCATCTCCCCTGAACCAT GTCTCAGGTGTCCACCAAGTTccttcgcagccgcggcgccttctcagTTCCACTCGCATGCTGACCTGCAGTGGCAAGGAAGCGGCAAGCGCGTCACGCCTTTCGCTAAGTCGCCTTTTTTCGAGGTCAAGCGAACCCCCAGGCGACTCCGCGGGGCAGAGTGTGGCTATCTCTGCGATGCACGAAgggaagcggcgaagaagtCGGTCGCGAGCGAAACAGCAAATTCCGCGTCGCCAGTCAAGTCTTAGTTCCCGGACGCCCCAAGCCGAGCTTGCTGTTACTGTCGATCCGTCCGCATT GCATCGCCAGATGGAGATCACTGGAGCGATCGAAGGCGGCCTCAAGCTTCGAGTGACTCTTGAGCCTGTCCCGCCAGGCGAAATAGCAACGGAAGCGTTGATAGAAG GATACGAAGCGCTAGTGCTTCACCTTCACCAGTTGCGAGCTACGACTTTTGGCGACCCGTCCTACGTGATTGTATATCGTCATTTGCCGTCCAAGCCGAGAGATTTATACGACCCCAATCGCGCGCAGGAGCGAGAgaacgcctccgccgcagctgcgatTGCCAtagctgcagctgcgccttctgaggccgcgtgcgcgagcgTTTCTCCCCAGCGAGGAGGCCCGTTTCCGGAGCCCAGAAAGGCGGGGCTCCTACGGGACAAAAAGCGCCAAGAGTTTCTGGATACCCGGCTCTGGCGTAgccggcctctcgccgcctgcatccgccttcttcttttgCTGCAGAGATCAGGAGGATTCACCGGCGCAGGTGTATGCGCTGTAGCTCCCCTtcacgccgcagcgcaggcggctctAGTTGCGCCCAGCGTTGTCCAGCAGCTGCTTGAGGCCAGCGATCTTGACGTCCCAGCtctcgacgcggaggcagtcGCTGCCCTGCAGCACATGCAGAAGCAAATGAGAAAAGAGAGCGCTCGGCgcacgaagcagagaggccgtCAGGAGGCAGGAGGACAACTCTTTCAGGACGCCGTCGACGATAGTACCGCGGACGAGCTCGACGACGATGAA gcggcggaggataCTTACGCTAGGTTCCTACGGCACGTATTCTCCTCGGTGTTACCAGGTCGAGTCTCCGCCGTTCTGAGGTCGGGCCCGCCCATGGATTTCCAGGCGGTCGTTCGCGAAGTCGTGCCTCAAGTGAATCTGCATATGCTGCTCCAGCAAATTAAagtgtgctgctgcgcgcatCGGTTGCTTGGCTTCACCAA gTACGTTgaggcgaagggcgcgcggcggcgcgcaacAGTTATCGACCAGGTTGATGATAGGTCAATAGGAATCTTTGTGAAG ACGGCGTatgcggaggcgctgcagttGAGCAACCCGGTAGTCGAGGTCAAGTATGTGAACCGAACAAGAAACATTGCCACCGCAGTCGTCACCAAGGCTGTGAGCGGCGAAAACCCGATTTTCAACCAG CTGGTACACTTGCGTCTGCCGAGAGTTTCTGAAGAGCCGGAAGCGGTGGCGGACCTGATGACGCAGGACAGCTACTTGGTTCTGAGTGTCTTCGATTTGCACCAACGTcaagcagcgcccgcgcggcgatTCCTCGGGTCGCTGACTCTGCCCTGGAGCCTGTTGATTGGATACGGACAAACTTACCCCTTTTGGATGCCCTCTGAGGCACAGGATCGCGGGTCACAAGAGGCCCGGGGCCCGCGTATGAGCTCTGCCCACG GCCTCGATCTCTCGGGCTCGCTATTCCTCCTCTGTCGACTAGTTgctcccctcctcccccctcccgaGGTGGCCACGCCGGGGAGGCTGCGGTGCTTtgagcgcctcgcagctTTCGTTTCTCTATTCCCGCTTGTTGAAGATCGGCTgctgctctctgcgcacG CTGGTGACCGGGTGTGGCTGACGGCCCAGGAGCAAGTTGACGTGGCCTGCGGGGAGAGCCGCGGTCATGCACTCCTCCTCTGttgcttcttcagcgccttTGACCTGCTTCTGCATACGAACTGCACGAACTACGTGGCGCGAG GTGTGGGATCCGCTGGAGCCTCGCTGCATATtcctgccgtcgcctgcatACCGCAAGCGCCCAcgccgcgaagaaaagaaCAAGAAAAAGGGCGGCTCATGGATCAGTGA